In Sporomusaceae bacterium FL31, a single genomic region encodes these proteins:
- a CDS encoding mechanosensitive ion channel protein MscS, with translation MFELITEIGNKIINGGFKTHLLAFFISVTLGIIIIQLIFSKMLKIVARKTNIAYSLLQQTFRGIPTLLGSLIGLYAIMEILTIPPRPLMFLQKLFHSLIILSITLLVARLASGYLKQKFGKTSGAFASTSILATTIDLAVYTIGVLFLLESFGVAISPLLTALGVGGLAVALALQDTLANLFSGINILVAKQIKISDFVKLSTGEEGHVMDMNWRNTTIKTSTENMVVIPNQKFASSIITNYAQPFAECSIGIPIGVSYDSDLNHVERVTVAVAKEILQEIEGSVKSFEPVVRYVSFGESSITFNVTLRVKSVTDQYLVRHEFIKRIHARYQQEGIRIPFLIRTAS, from the coding sequence ATGTTTGAATTAATTACTGAAATAGGAAACAAAATTATAAATGGTGGCTTCAAGACTCATTTGTTGGCGTTCTTTATTAGTGTAACGTTAGGCATCATAATCATCCAACTGATTTTTTCTAAGATGCTCAAAATCGTTGCAAGAAAAACCAATATCGCTTATTCCCTGTTGCAGCAAACATTTAGAGGAATACCTACTTTATTGGGTAGTCTCATTGGTCTCTATGCGATTATGGAAATCCTAACAATTCCGCCTCGTCCGCTCATGTTTTTACAAAAGTTGTTCCACTCACTGATCATTCTGTCGATCACCCTTCTGGTTGCACGTCTGGCCTCCGGTTATCTGAAACAGAAGTTCGGAAAAACATCCGGCGCTTTTGCTTCTACTTCGATATTAGCGACAACCATTGACCTGGCCGTTTATACCATCGGCGTATTGTTTTTGCTTGAATCTTTTGGAGTGGCGATCTCGCCATTGCTCACAGCTTTGGGAGTCGGCGGTTTGGCAGTTGCTTTGGCGCTGCAGGATACGCTGGCGAATTTATTTTCCGGCATCAATATTCTAGTGGCCAAACAAATCAAAATCAGTGACTTTGTCAAACTATCGACAGGCGAAGAGGGCCATGTCATGGATATGAACTGGCGTAATACTACCATAAAAACCTCCACTGAAAACATGGTAGTCATACCGAACCAAAAGTTTGCTTCATCCATCATCACCAATTATGCACAGCCGTTTGCTGAGTGCTCTATCGGTATTCCTATCGGTGTCAGCTACGATAGTGATTTGAACCATGTGGAAAGAGTCACTGTTGCGGTTGCCAAGGAAATTCTTCAAGAAATCGAGGGCAGCGTAAAGAGCTTTGAGCCGGTTGTCCGGTACGTTAGTTTCGGCGAGTCCAGCATTACCTTCAATGTTACTCTGCGGGTAAAGTCTGTAACAGATCAGTACCTTGTTCGTCACGAATTCATCAAAAGAATTCATGCGCGTTACCAACAGGAAGGAATACGAATTCCATTTTTGATTAGAACGGCAAGCTAG